Proteins from a genomic interval of Chroococcidiopsis thermalis PCC 7203:
- the malQ gene encoding 4-alpha-glucanotransferase: MPTFPRAAGILLHPTSLPGRFGIGDLGLAAYRLIDFLSNSYQQLWQVLPLGPTGYGNSPYMCYSAMAGNPLLISPEQLQENGLLSQEDFANLPEFEGDRVEYDRAIEIKIPLLRKACENFRNNASELQQQEFAGFCRAKGYWLDDYALFMALKDALEDKSWYDWEPEIARRQPEAMEKWRQQLDGEIFYQKFIQFEFFQQWSKLKRYANMHGIQIIGDIPIYVAHDSADVWANPEIFCLDEETGAAALMAGVPPDYFSATGQLWGNPVYNWEALQQQHFKWWVQRFEAMLDYVDIIRIDHFRGFESYWAVKEGETTAINGTWIEAPGVELFEAIAQQLGKLPVLAEDLGIITPEVEALRDRFEFPGMKILQFAYGSDAANPYLPFNYPRNCVVYTGTHDNDTSVGWFNTASDYEKQRLLLYMGCISPDGIHWDLIRLAFSTTANQAIIPLQDILGLGSEARMNVPSQAEGNWAWRYQPDVLTQELSDRLKLYTELYGRAPQVTHGG; the protein is encoded by the coding sequence ATGCCGACTTTTCCCAGAGCCGCTGGAATTTTGCTGCATCCGACTTCCCTACCTGGTCGCTTTGGTATTGGCGACCTCGGTTTAGCTGCTTACCGTTTGATTGATTTTTTAAGCAATAGTTACCAGCAACTCTGGCAGGTTCTACCCTTGGGACCTACAGGCTACGGTAATTCTCCTTATATGTGCTATTCGGCAATGGCAGGAAATCCGTTGTTAATTAGCCCAGAACAATTACAAGAAAATGGGTTGCTCAGTCAAGAAGATTTTGCCAATTTACCTGAGTTCGAGGGCGATCGCGTAGAATACGATCGCGCGATTGAAATTAAAATTCCTTTATTGCGTAAAGCCTGCGAGAATTTTCGCAATAACGCCTCAGAGTTACAGCAGCAAGAATTTGCTGGTTTTTGTAGAGCCAAAGGCTATTGGCTAGATGACTACGCCCTATTTATGGCGCTCAAAGATGCCTTAGAGGATAAGAGTTGGTACGACTGGGAACCAGAAATCGCCCGCCGTCAACCGGAAGCAATGGAAAAATGGCGACAGCAGTTAGATGGCGAAATTTTTTATCAAAAATTCATCCAGTTTGAATTCTTCCAGCAGTGGTCAAAACTGAAGCGCTATGCCAACATGCACGGCATTCAAATTATTGGCGATATCCCCATCTACGTAGCGCATGACAGTGCTGATGTCTGGGCAAACCCCGAAATCTTCTGTCTGGATGAGGAAACGGGTGCGGCGGCTTTGATGGCGGGAGTTCCGCCCGATTACTTTAGCGCCACGGGACAATTGTGGGGCAACCCCGTCTATAACTGGGAGGCATTGCAGCAACAACACTTCAAATGGTGGGTACAGCGATTTGAGGCGATGTTAGATTATGTCGATATCATTCGCATCGACCACTTTAGAGGTTTTGAGTCGTACTGGGCAGTTAAAGAAGGCGAAACTACCGCAATTAACGGGACTTGGATTGAAGCGCCAGGGGTAGAGTTATTTGAAGCGATCGCCCAGCAGTTGGGTAAGTTACCCGTATTAGCTGAAGACTTGGGAATTATTACTCCAGAGGTGGAAGCATTACGCGATCGGTTTGAATTTCCAGGCATGAAGATTTTACAATTTGCCTATGGTTCCGATGCTGCAAATCCTTACTTACCTTTCAATTACCCCCGCAACTGCGTCGTCTACACCGGAACCCACGATAACGATACGAGCGTAGGTTGGTTTAACACCGCTTCTGACTACGAAAAACAGAGACTTTTACTTTACATGGGTTGTATTAGTCCTGACGGTATCCATTGGGACTTAATTCGGCTAGCCTTTAGTACTACGGCAAATCAAGCCATCATTCCCTTACAGGATATTTTAGGCTTGGGAAGCGAAGCGAGAATGAACGTTCCCAGTCAAGCCGAGGGGAACTGGGCTTGGCGCTATCAACCCGATGTGTTAACGCAAGAATTAAGCGATCGCCTGAAGTTATATACCGAACTGTACGGACGCGCCCCGCAGGTAACTCATGGGGGATGA
- the pds gene encoding 15-cis-phytoene desaturase gives MRVAIAGAGLAGLSCAKYLTDVGYTPIVLESRDVLGGLVAAWQDADGDWYETGLHVFFGAYPNMLQLLKELGIEDRLQWKKHTMIFNQPEKPGTYSRFDFPNLPAPFNGIAAILRNNDMLTWGEKIQLAKGLVPAMLRGQKYVEQTDKYTFSEWLKLQGVSEEVQQDIFIAASKSLNFINPDEISATVLLTALSRFLQQKDGSKMAFLDGSPPERLCQPMVDYITQRGGEVRLNAPLKEILLNPDGTVKGFAIRGLNGAADYVETADLYVSATSVDVLKKLIPTPWKQLEYFQQLNGLEGVPVINIQLWFDRKLTDIDQLLFSRSPLLSVYADMSNTCREYADPDRSMLELVLAPAQDWIHKSDEEILQVTLTELEKLFPQHFGSDNPAGLRKYHVVKTPRSVYTATPGRQQYRPSQASPISNFYLSGSYTMQPYLGSMEGAVLSGKLTAQAIARAASEVNSQTSTPTLNTQPATNAATA, from the coding sequence ATGCGAGTAGCGATCGCTGGGGCAGGACTCGCAGGGCTTTCCTGCGCTAAATATCTGACTGATGTGGGTTATACCCCCATCGTCCTAGAAAGCAGAGATGTACTAGGTGGATTAGTCGCAGCATGGCAAGACGCAGATGGCGACTGGTATGAAACGGGGCTGCACGTCTTTTTTGGGGCATATCCCAACATGTTGCAGCTGTTGAAAGAATTGGGGATTGAAGATCGCTTGCAGTGGAAAAAACACACGATGATCTTCAATCAGCCGGAAAAGCCAGGGACATACAGTCGCTTTGATTTTCCTAACTTGCCAGCACCCTTCAATGGAATCGCCGCAATTTTGCGGAATAACGACATGCTAACCTGGGGGGAAAAAATTCAACTGGCTAAGGGACTAGTCCCAGCGATGCTGCGGGGACAAAAGTATGTCGAGCAAACTGATAAGTATACCTTCTCTGAGTGGTTGAAGCTGCAAGGCGTGAGCGAAGAGGTGCAACAAGACATCTTTATTGCTGCTTCTAAGTCACTCAATTTCATCAATCCTGACGAAATCTCAGCTACGGTGCTTCTAACAGCGCTCAGCCGCTTTTTGCAGCAAAAAGATGGCTCGAAAATGGCATTTTTAGACGGTTCTCCGCCAGAGCGCCTGTGTCAACCGATGGTAGATTACATTACTCAACGCGGTGGCGAAGTGCGGTTGAATGCGCCTCTTAAGGAAATCTTACTGAACCCCGATGGTACAGTAAAAGGATTTGCTATCAGAGGCTTGAACGGGGCAGCCGACTACGTAGAAACGGCAGATTTATACGTCAGTGCCACATCCGTAGACGTGCTGAAAAAATTGATTCCAACTCCTTGGAAACAATTAGAGTATTTCCAGCAGTTAAATGGGTTAGAAGGCGTACCCGTGATTAACATCCAGTTGTGGTTCGATCGCAAATTGACAGATATAGATCAGCTATTATTTTCGCGATCGCCACTGTTAAGCGTATATGCCGACATGAGCAATACTTGTCGCGAATATGCCGATCCCGACCGCTCGATGCTGGAATTAGTCTTGGCTCCGGCTCAAGATTGGATTCATAAATCCGATGAAGAGATTTTACAGGTAACCCTAACAGAGCTAGAAAAACTGTTTCCGCAACACTTTGGCAGCGACAATCCTGCTGGGTTGCGAAAATATCATGTCGTAAAAACACCTCGCTCCGTGTATACAGCAACACCAGGACGACAACAATATCGTCCCAGTCAGGCATCGCCAATTAGCAATTTTTACTTATCTGGTAGTTACACCATGCAACCTTATCTAGGTAGTATGGAAGGTGCTGTACTTTCTGGTAAGCTGACAGCGCAGGCAATTGCTAGAGCTGCTAGCGAAGTGAATTCCCAAACCAGTACGCCCACGCTCAATACTCAGCCTGCAACAAATGCTGCAACTGCCTGA
- a CDS encoding alpha/beta fold hydrolase, translating to MFPSFLPSQVQLLQQPESIALAQKIERHAIATPIYSQAIVTSFVRQGEGNIPILLLHGFDSSVLEFRRLIPLLAAQHETWAVDLLGFGFSDRPRGIHYNPETIKTHLYYFWKILIDKPVILVGASMGGATAIDFTLTYPQAVKHLVLINSVGFSGDFPLGQFLFFPLDYLAVEFWRQRKIQALNLGTSLGNLTPFEIDAIRCALLHTEMPRWSEAMVSFTKSGGYGEIVNKIAKVDKPTTILWGDRDETLGVADAMKFKQAIAHSQLIWLKNCGHVPQIEQPEIIANYIGCV from the coding sequence ATGTTTCCCTCTTTTCTCCCATCTCAAGTGCAGTTGTTGCAACAGCCTGAGTCAATTGCTTTAGCGCAAAAGATCGAACGTCACGCGATCGCAACTCCTATATATTCTCAGGCGATCGTGACGAGTTTTGTCCGTCAAGGTGAGGGGAATATACCGATCCTATTGCTACATGGTTTTGATAGTTCGGTATTGGAGTTTCGCCGTCTCATTCCACTTTTAGCAGCACAGCATGAAACTTGGGCAGTCGATCTGTTAGGCTTTGGTTTTAGCGATCGCCCACGGGGAATCCACTACAATCCAGAAACAATTAAAACTCATCTTTATTACTTTTGGAAAATACTGATTGACAAACCAGTTATTTTAGTAGGTGCTTCGATGGGTGGGGCGACGGCGATCGACTTTACCCTCACTTATCCCCAAGCTGTAAAACATTTGGTATTAATTAATAGTGTCGGTTTTAGTGGCGATTTTCCCTTGGGTCAGTTTTTGTTTTTTCCGCTCGATTATTTAGCTGTAGAATTTTGGCGACAGCGAAAAATACAAGCATTGAATTTGGGTACTAGTTTGGGAAATTTAACTCCATTTGAAATAGACGCGATCCGTTGTGCTTTATTACATACAGAAATGCCTAGATGGTCGGAAGCGATGGTAAGTTTTACGAAAAGCGGCGGTTATGGAGAAATAGTCAACAAAATTGCCAAAGTCGATAAGCCAACTACAATTTTGTGGGGAGATAGAGACGAGACTTTAGGTGTGGCTGATGCGATGAAATTTAAACAGGCGATCGCGCATTCTCAATTAATTTGGTTAAAAAATTGCGGTCACGTTCCTCAAATAGAACAACCGGAAATTATTGCTAATTATATTGGATGTGTTTGA
- a CDS encoding CAAD domain-containing protein, with product MEAQMQQIENSNPTSPEESTALSTVSSESQFSPTTQSIKKGEWIVSQVLTFLSNMFGILKDFFNRYRQAIISILIIVGAIVSLRVVLAVMDALNDVPLLEPTFQLIGIGYSAWFVSRYLLKPSTRQELAQKWQGFLGELEK from the coding sequence ATGGAAGCCCAAATGCAGCAAATCGAAAATTCAAATCCCACTTCCCCAGAGGAATCAACTGCATTAAGCACTGTGTCATCAGAATCTCAGTTTTCACCTACTACCCAATCTATTAAGAAAGGCGAGTGGATCGTATCCCAAGTCTTGACATTTTTATCCAACATGTTTGGGATCTTAAAAGATTTCTTTAATAGATACAGACAGGCAATTATCAGCATTCTGATCATTGTAGGTGCAATTGTCTCTCTGCGCGTTGTACTGGCTGTTATGGATGCGTTGAATGATGTTCCTCTGTTGGAGCCGACTTTTCAGCTGATTGGGATTGGCTACTCAGCTTGGTTTGTCAGCCGCTACTTGCTCAAACCTTCCACGCGGCAAGAATTAGCGCAAAAATGGCAAGGGTTTTTGGGTGAACTAGAGAAATAG
- a CDS encoding MarC family protein, giving the protein MSSLIIRTFLTLFVVIDPIGLAPIFVTLAGNRASHEQIKIARKAVLVAGGIVLAFALVGSLLLSYLHISIEAFQVAAGVLLFKIAVDMVFAQRERETEAEEKEAQLRQDISVFPLAIPLIAGPGTLASVLILVNEASSYTLGLVIVLAIAAVVLLTAYIFLCLSPRLARILGQTGVNVITRVLGVLLAALAVQYIANGITVLLRSALNNS; this is encoded by the coding sequence GTGTCTTCCCTCATTATTAGAACATTTTTGACTTTATTTGTCGTCATCGACCCCATCGGCTTAGCACCGATTTTCGTCACATTAGCCGGAAATCGTGCTTCTCACGAGCAAATTAAGATCGCCCGAAAAGCAGTTTTAGTCGCTGGCGGAATTGTATTAGCTTTTGCTTTAGTAGGTTCTCTATTACTGAGTTACTTACACATCAGTATTGAAGCTTTTCAGGTTGCAGCTGGGGTATTACTATTTAAAATTGCGGTAGACATGGTATTTGCGCAACGGGAACGGGAAACAGAAGCAGAAGAAAAAGAGGCACAGCTCAGACAAGATATCAGCGTTTTTCCCCTAGCAATTCCGCTCATTGCTGGTCCCGGTACTTTGGCTAGCGTACTGATTTTGGTGAATGAGGCTAGCTCCTATACTCTCGGTTTAGTTATTGTATTAGCGATCGCCGCAGTTGTACTGTTAACTGCCTATATTTTTCTCTGTCTGTCGCCCCGTTTAGCACGAATTTTGGGACAAACGGGAGTGAATGTCATCACGCGGGTTTTGGGAGTCTTACTAGCAGCTTTAGCCGTACAGTATATTGCCAATGGGATTACTGTTTTGCTCAGAAGTGCTTTGAATAATTCTTAA
- a CDS encoding vWA domain-containing protein → MKVWNPRSLLSKSAGDSTTPSILEDAVEFAENPEPRCPCILLLDTSGSMKGEPLDALNEGLRTFQQELDRDSLAKKRVEVAIVTFNSDVEIVQDFVTADDFQPPVLKAKGLTHMGEAILRGLDMLQIRKALYREHGVSYYRPWLFLITDGEPQGEAEELIEQATQRIRDDEANKHVAFFAVGVEAADLSRLSQISVRDPLKLKGLNFKELFVWLSASMQQVSQSAQMDEQLPLPPVTWTGA, encoded by the coding sequence ATGAAAGTTTGGAATCCGCGATCGCTACTGTCCAAATCCGCTGGCGATAGTACAACACCATCGATTCTAGAAGATGCGGTTGAGTTTGCCGAAAATCCAGAACCCCGTTGTCCGTGCATTTTGCTGCTCGATACTTCTGGTTCTATGAAAGGGGAACCACTGGATGCTTTAAATGAAGGCTTACGAACTTTTCAACAAGAACTCGATCGCGATAGCTTAGCAAAAAAGCGAGTCGAAGTGGCGATCGTCACGTTTAATAGCGATGTTGAAATTGTTCAAGATTTTGTCACGGCTGACGATTTTCAACCACCCGTACTGAAAGCGAAAGGCTTAACACACATGGGTGAAGCAATTTTGCGGGGATTGGATATGCTTCAGATTCGCAAAGCATTGTACCGCGAACATGGAGTTTCCTACTATCGTCCGTGGCTATTTTTGATCACCGATGGCGAACCTCAAGGAGAAGCCGAGGAATTGATCGAGCAAGCCACCCAAAGGATTAGAGATGATGAAGCAAACAAGCACGTAGCCTTCTTTGCTGTTGGTGTAGAAGCGGCGGATCTGAGTCGCCTCAGTCAAATTTCCGTGCGCGATCCCCTCAAACTTAAAGGGCTAAACTTTAAAGAGTTGTTTGTTTGGCTCTCGGCAAGTATGCAACAAGTTTCTCAGTCAGCTCAGATGGACGAACAATTACCTTTACCTCCAGTGACTTGGACTGGAGCATAG
- the polA gene encoding DNA polymerase I, with protein sequence MTQAASDPTPANSTAPQRPTFILVDGHSLAFRSYFAFAKGRDGGLRTKTGIPTSVCFGFLKSLLEVMATQKPEAMAIAFDLGLPTFRHEADDTYKADRPGTPEDFVPDLKNLHELLAGLAVEVLTAPGFEADDILGTLALRASEAGYQVKILTGDRDLFQLVDPEKAISVLYLSTAFIQRNNTGTAEFSVEQVREKMGVSPSQVVDFKALCGDPSDNIPGVRGIGEKTAIQLLSTYDNLDNVYASIDQIKGATKKKLEEGKEAAYHSRHLAQIVLNVPLEVELENCKLRGFDRTILEPILEKLEFRTFLGKVNQLQQQFGGEFEDKGDKEDKGDKEDKGDKEDDYQLPITNYQSDDDLWFFSAEDTEVAQQQSQSPIQPQIIDTAAKLTELVKRLQKYTDATHPVAWDTETTDLEPRDAELVGIGCCWGNALDDMAYIPVGHQDGNNLDKATVLEQLRPILESDRYPKALQNAKFDRLVLRCQGIKLAGVVFDPLLASYVLNPDSDVTRNLGVLADRYLKLDTVSYSELVPKGQTIADIDISSVADYCGMDVYVTYQLVAKLRAELDKIPIMHKLLLEVEQPLEPVLAEMEYTGIRIDSNYLHEFSKQLEADLARLEEKVYAVAGEKFNLGSPKKLSELLFDKLKLDRRKSRKIQTGYSTDAATLEKLQGDHPVVDAILEYRTLAKLKSTYVDALPALVRPDTHRVHTDFNQTATSTGRLSSSNPNLQNIPIRTAFSRQIRKAFLPESGWLMVAADYSQIELRILAHLTQEPVLVSAYQNNEDIHTVTAKLLFEQETVTSEQRRLGKIINFGVIYGMGAQRFARETGMKAADGKIFIEKFNQTYPKVFAYLQGIQKDAIAKGYVETILGRRRYFNFTSDRLRKLLNAKPEDIDLDSIKGLSAYDAGLLRAAANAPIQGSSADIIKIAMVRLHELLHNYQARLLLQVHDELVFEIPPHEWEELQPQIKTTMETALERTDVDFSVPLFVDVRAGQNWMETK encoded by the coding sequence ATGACTCAAGCTGCATCCGATCCTACTCCTGCTAACAGTACCGCACCACAGCGCCCCACGTTTATTTTAGTAGACGGGCATTCTTTAGCTTTCCGTTCTTATTTCGCCTTTGCCAAGGGACGAGATGGCGGACTGCGGACGAAAACGGGGATTCCAACGAGTGTTTGTTTTGGTTTCTTGAAGTCATTGCTGGAGGTGATGGCTACTCAAAAGCCAGAAGCAATGGCGATCGCCTTCGATCTGGGTTTACCGACATTTCGCCACGAAGCCGACGACACCTACAAAGCAGATCGTCCCGGGACACCGGAAGATTTCGTCCCCGATTTGAAGAATTTGCACGAATTACTTGCAGGACTTGCTGTTGAGGTCTTGACCGCACCCGGGTTTGAAGCGGATGATATTTTGGGGACTCTAGCGTTACGAGCGAGTGAAGCCGGATATCAGGTAAAGATTTTGACAGGCGATCGCGATTTATTTCAACTTGTCGATCCCGAAAAAGCAATTAGCGTCTTATATCTCAGTACGGCTTTTATTCAGCGCAACAACACTGGTACGGCTGAATTTAGTGTAGAACAAGTACGAGAGAAAATGGGTGTTTCACCATCACAAGTTGTTGATTTTAAAGCTTTGTGTGGCGACCCATCTGATAATATTCCAGGTGTGAGGGGAATCGGGGAAAAAACTGCGATACAACTCCTCAGTACTTATGACAATTTAGATAATGTATATGCTTCGATTGACCAAATTAAAGGTGCTACTAAAAAGAAGTTAGAAGAAGGTAAAGAAGCAGCTTATCACTCTCGCCACTTGGCACAAATTGTTTTAAATGTTCCGCTAGAAGTTGAATTAGAAAACTGTAAACTTAGAGGATTCGATCGCACCATCCTCGAACCAATTTTAGAAAAGTTAGAATTTAGAACTTTCTTAGGAAAAGTCAATCAGTTACAGCAGCAATTTGGCGGCGAGTTTGAAGACAAGGGAGACAAAGAGGACAAGGGAGACAAAGAGGACAAGGGAGACAAGGAGGACGATTACCAATTACCAATTACCAATTACCAATCGGATGACGATTTATGGTTTTTCAGTGCAGAAGATACGGAGGTGGCGCAGCAACAATCGCAGTCGCCAATTCAACCCCAAATTATCGATACTGCGGCTAAATTGACGGAATTAGTTAAGAGGTTGCAAAAATATACTGATGCAACTCATCCTGTGGCTTGGGATACGGAAACGACAGATTTAGAACCACGGGATGCAGAATTAGTTGGAATTGGCTGCTGTTGGGGAAATGCCTTAGATGACATGGCGTATATTCCAGTCGGTCATCAAGATGGTAATAATTTAGATAAGGCAACAGTTTTAGAACAACTACGTCCGATTTTAGAGAGCGATCGCTATCCAAAAGCGTTACAAAATGCTAAGTTCGATCGCTTAGTTCTACGCTGTCAAGGAATTAAACTAGCTGGAGTTGTTTTCGATCCGTTATTAGCAAGTTATGTCTTGAATCCAGATTCAGATGTGACTCGCAATTTAGGCGTACTTGCCGATCGCTATTTAAAATTAGATACTGTTAGTTATTCAGAATTAGTTCCCAAAGGTCAGACTATTGCCGATATTGATATTTCTAGTGTCGCCGATTACTGCGGCATGGATGTTTATGTCACGTATCAATTAGTGGCGAAATTACGAGCAGAACTCGATAAAATTCCGATTATGCACAAGCTGTTACTGGAGGTAGAACAACCTCTAGAACCAGTTTTAGCAGAAATGGAATATACGGGAATTAGAATTGATAGCAATTATCTGCATGAATTTTCTAAACAACTCGAAGCAGATTTAGCCCGATTAGAAGAAAAAGTCTATGCTGTAGCTGGTGAAAAGTTTAATTTAGGTTCGCCTAAAAAACTCAGCGAACTCTTATTCGACAAGTTGAAATTAGACCGAAGAAAGTCACGTAAAATTCAAACTGGTTATTCGACAGATGCGGCGACACTAGAAAAATTACAAGGCGATCATCCAGTTGTAGACGCAATTTTAGAATATCGCACTTTGGCAAAGTTAAAATCTACTTATGTCGATGCTTTACCAGCTTTGGTGCGTCCAGATACTCACCGAGTGCATACAGATTTCAATCAAACTGCAACATCTACAGGGCGATTGTCTTCTTCTAATCCCAACTTACAAAATATCCCGATTCGGACGGCGTTTAGTCGGCAAATTCGTAAAGCTTTTCTACCTGAATCAGGTTGGTTAATGGTAGCAGCCGATTATTCTCAAATTGAATTGAGAATTTTAGCGCATTTGACACAGGAACCTGTTTTAGTTTCGGCTTACCAGAATAACGAAGATATCCACACAGTCACGGCAAAACTTTTGTTTGAACAAGAGACTGTCACTTCAGAACAGCGCCGTTTGGGTAAGATTATTAATTTCGGTGTGATTTACGGCATGGGGGCGCAAAGATTTGCGCGAGAAACGGGTATGAAAGCCGCAGATGGTAAAATCTTTATTGAGAAATTTAACCAAACATATCCGAAAGTATTTGCCTACTTACAAGGGATTCAAAAAGATGCGATCGCCAAAGGATATGTAGAAACCATTTTAGGACGCAGGCGCTATTTTAATTTTACCAGCGATCGCTTACGAAAACTCTTAAATGCAAAACCCGAAGATATCGATCTTGATAGTATCAAAGGACTATCAGCTTACGATGCCGGATTGCTACGGGCGGCGGCTAATGCCCCAATTCAAGGATCGAGTGCAGACATTATCAAAATTGCTATGGTAAGACTGCATGAATTATTACACAACTATCAGGCACGTTTACTATTACAAGTCCACGACGAATTAGTATTTGAAATTCCTCCTCATGAATGGGAAGAACTGCAACCGCAAATTAAAACGACAATGGAAACAGCCTTAGAACGTACAGACGTTGATTTTAGCGTTCCCTTATTCGTTGATGTCCGCGCCGGACAAAATTGGATGGAAACGAAATAA
- the crtB gene encoding 15-cis-phytoene synthase CrtB → MLQLPDSPSCMKKLASVEDSYELCRQITAKYAKTFYPGTLLMKEAKRRRAMWAIYAWCRRTDELVDGPAAAITTLETLDRWEQHLESVFAGHPLEDYDVALVDALQNFPLEIQPFRDMIAGQRMDLCWSRYKTFEELHLYCYRVAGTVGLMSTAVMGVDTTRDTAAWNQDKEPYIPTDEAIALGIASQLTNILRDVGEDARRGRIYIPLEDLAKFNYTEQDLFNGVVDDRWRELVRFQIRRTREVYAKAEKGISYLAPSARLPVWSALILYSQILDRIERNQYDVFRQRAYVPNLQKLCSLPTALLRAQVL, encoded by the coding sequence ATGCTGCAACTGCCTGATTCCCCCTCGTGCATGAAAAAGCTCGCCTCTGTGGAGGATTCCTACGAACTGTGTCGCCAAATCACGGCAAAGTATGCCAAGACATTCTATCCTGGCACGCTACTGATGAAAGAGGCAAAGCGCCGACGAGCTATGTGGGCAATTTATGCCTGGTGTCGCCGCACTGATGAATTAGTTGATGGTCCGGCTGCTGCCATTACCACCTTAGAAACTTTAGATCGGTGGGAGCAGCATCTAGAATCGGTGTTTGCGGGTCATCCCTTGGAAGACTACGATGTGGCGTTGGTCGATGCTTTGCAGAACTTCCCACTAGAGATTCAGCCGTTTCGAGATATGATTGCCGGACAGCGCATGGATCTGTGCTGGAGCCGCTATAAAACTTTTGAAGAGTTGCATCTGTACTGTTATCGCGTTGCTGGAACGGTGGGTTTGATGTCTACAGCAGTCATGGGTGTAGATACCACAAGAGACACGGCAGCTTGGAATCAGGACAAAGAACCGTATATTCCCACAGATGAAGCGATCGCCTTGGGGATTGCTAGTCAACTGACTAATATTCTGCGAGATGTCGGGGAAGATGCAAGACGAGGCAGAATTTACATTCCCTTAGAGGATTTAGCCAAATTTAACTACACTGAGCAAGATTTATTTAACGGAGTGGTGGACGATCGCTGGCGAGAACTCGTGCGCTTTCAAATCCGTAGGACACGCGAGGTTTATGCTAAGGCAGAAAAGGGAATCAGCTATCTAGCTCCTAGCGCCCGTTTGCCTGTATGGTCAGCCTTGATACTTTACAGTCAGATTTTGGATCGAATCGAACGCAACCAATACGACGTGTTTCGGCAAAGGGCGTATGTTCCTAATTTGCAAAAGCTCTGTTCCCTACCAACAGCCTTGCTACGGGCGCAAGTGCTTTAA
- a CDS encoding thioredoxin family protein, whose translation MLARNAEQKLFMILEQHIKLEELISSSESPVLAVFSAPGCGPSRLLDAVLADAISHLPQKPQIVRIDSEQNSALSDRYQVHALPTLLIFKNGQLIGRIEEERIEDLLPAAHLLQRLQAIL comes from the coding sequence TTGTTAGCTAGAAATGCGGAGCAGAAGCTATTTATGATACTAGAACAACACATAAAATTAGAAGAGCTGATTTCTAGCTCAGAATCACCAGTTTTAGCTGTATTTTCTGCTCCTGGCTGCGGTCCCTCTCGATTGCTAGATGCTGTTTTAGCAGATGCAATCTCTCATTTGCCGCAAAAGCCACAAATTGTCAGAATTGACAGCGAACAAAATTCAGCTTTGTCCGATCGATATCAAGTTCATGCATTGCCTACGCTATTAATTTTTAAAAACGGGCAGTTAATAGGAAGAATTGAAGAAGAGAGGATAGAAGATTTACTGCCAGCAGCGCATCTACTGCAACGTTTACAGGCAATATTATGA